The proteins below come from a single Vitis vinifera cultivar Pinot Noir 40024 chromosome 9, ASM3070453v1 genomic window:
- the LOC100263548 gene encoding dof zinc finger protein DOF3.1, whose protein sequence is MQDPSTFQPMKTHFPEQEHLKCPRCESTNTKFCYYNNYNLSQPRHFCKNCRRYWTKGGALRNIPVGGGSRKNTKRSSNPKRPSSSSSTSSVSSPPVSSTSNAAAQKSEPSGIYVTAADQDRRMLDISGSFSSLLASNGQFGSLLESLNPTGSVRGVPLSAFSETPNSDSGRTPAMELQSNGNSESFLGIQTGDSNCWNGGNGWPDLAIYTPGSTFQ, encoded by the coding sequence ATGCAAGACCCATCAACGTTTCAGCCTATGAAAACCCATTTTCCAGAGCAAGAGCACCTCAAATGCCCTCGCTGTGAATCCACCAACACTAAATTCTGCTACTACAACAACTACAATCTCTCCCAGCCCCGCCACTTCTGCAAGAACTGCCGCCGCTACTGGACCAAGGGCGGCGCTCTCCGCAACATTCCTGTGGGTGGCGGCAGCCGCAAGAACACCAAGCGCTCCTCCAACCCCAAAcgcccttcttcttcttcctctacgTCGTCGGTGTCTTCTCCGCCGGTGTCGTCCACTTCAAACGCTGCTGCTCAGAAGTCCGAGCCCTCCGGAATCTACGTTACGGCGGCGGACCAGGACCGAAGAATGCTCGACATCAGCGGAAGTTTCAGCTCTCTCCTGGCCTCGAACGGCCAATTCGGAAGCTTGTTGGAGAGTCTGAATCCGACCGGGTCGGTTCGTGGGGTGCCGTTGAGTGCATTTTCAGAGACGCCGAATTCGGATTCGGGTCGAACTCCGGCAATGGAGTTGCAGAGCAACGGCAATTCAGAGAGCTTTTTGGGTATCCAAACTGGAGATTCAAACTGTTGGAATGGCGGCAATGGCTGGCCTGATCTCGCCATTTACACACCTGGTTCAACCTTCCAGTAG